In one window of Anthonomus grandis grandis chromosome 11, icAntGran1.3, whole genome shotgun sequence DNA:
- the LOC126742569 gene encoding peroxisomal acyl-coenzyme A oxidase 3-like — MTENLKDFPSGPLDLYRNKASFNWRKLKVFIFGEDEISYQENLYKELEKYKEFRPDNRPKTFDEQRYLTNKQVAIIRANTDQLLNPKYAKHLDYSTEALIKFSLTVRMFEGIILSNGSERHQHFVNDTRDGKITGCFALTEVGHGSNVKGMRTRATYDKTTKEFVIDSPDFEAAKCWIGGLGTASTHALLYAQLYIGPKNHGLHTFVVPLRDPQTLLPYPGVTVGDMGEKMGLNGVDNGFVLFKNYRIPRENLLNKLADVTEEGEYVTAIKDDNHRFGASLLALSVTRSGVICTAEMYATCALIIAIRYAGVRKQFGTGGSEMPILEYQTHQYRLLPHLAAIYVLKVFGRNLGDIYNKFLNNKDSIENADFLGVELHIITSAAKPLAAWICRDAIQSCREACGGHGYLKAARLGDLKNNQEASLTYEGENWVLIQQVGNFLIKLWDNLVSGVHVSSPLKSTDFLNNGLNILKTAKFNARTFEELSFPENIIRIYEWLVTYLLQQTSERRLLLRKSGANKFSAQNDSQVFYARKLGIAYIELFLIQQFQDKISTCQDHTLLPVLNTMLSLYGLYSLEKFLSVLYQGGYASGEQPAVLIQDGIIELCGKLKNDAVALVDVISPPDFILDSILGASDGEVYKRLEESFLTSPYGVERPSWWKDIANWQNIVPKPASKL; from the exons GAAAACCTATACAAGgaacttgaaaaatataaagaatttcgACCTGATAACAGACCGAAAACGTTCGACGAGCAACGATACTTAACCAACAAACAAGTGGCCATAATTAGAGCGAACACTGACCAATT gttaaacCCAAAATATGCAAAACACCTTGATTACTCCACAGAGGCTTTAATCAAGTTTTCGCTAACAGTAAGGATGTTCGAAGGGATCATTTTAAGTAACGGAAGCGAGAGACATCAACACTTTGTAAATGATACAAGAGATGGAAAG attaCTGGCTGCTTTGCTCTAACTGAAGTGGGACATGGATCGAACGTCAAGGGAATGAGAACTAGAGCAACTTACGATAAGACTACCAAAGAGTTCGTTATTGATTCACCAGATTTCGAAGCTGCCAAGTGTTGGATAGGAG GCTTAGGAACAGCATCTACCCACGCCCTTCTATACGCTCAGCTGTACATTGGCCCTAAAAACCATGGATTACATACTTTCGTAGTACCTCTACGTGATCCTCAAACTCTTTTACCATATCCAGGTGTGACAGTGGGAGATATGGGAGAAAAAATGGGACTGAATGGAGTCGATAATGG GTTTGTCCTATTTAAAAACTATCGCATTCCACGAGAAAATCTATTAAACAAACTGGCAGACGTCACTGAAGAAGGTGAATACGTCACAGCCATCAAGGATGATAACCATAGGTTTGGAGCTTCTTTATTAGCACTAAGTGTCACCAGAAGTGGTGTGATATGTACTGCAGAAATGTATGCTACATGTGCCCTCATTATAGCAATAAGGTATGCAGGAGTAAGAAAGCAGTTCGGAACAGGGGGAAGTGAGATGCCCATATTGGAATACCAAACGCAC CAATACAGACTTCTACCCCACCTCGCAGCTATTTATGTTCTAAAGGTATTTGGAAGAAATCTAGGCGATATATATAATAAGTTCCTAAATAATAAAGATTCCATAGAAAATGCAGACTTCTTGGGAGTAGAACTGCATATTATCACCTCAGCTGCTAAGCCTTTGGCTGCATGGATCTGTAGGGATGCCATACAGTCCTGTAGGGAAGCATGTGGTGGACATGGATATCTGAAAG CTGCCAGATTGGGTGACCTAAAAAATAACCAAGAGGCCTCCCTAACTTACGAGGGTGAGAACTGGGTCCTAATTCAGCAAGTtggaaactttttaataaaactttggGATAACCTCGTTAGTGGAGTTCACGTGTCGTCCCCACTGAAGTCAACTGATTTCCTTAACAACGGATTGAATATTCTGAAGACAGCGAAGTTCAATGCAAGAACTTTTGAAGAGCTATCGTTTCCTGAAA ATATAATAAGGATTTATGAATGGTTGGTCACTTATTTACTGCAACAAACCAGTGAGAGAAGACTTTTATTAAGGAAGAGTGGAGCAAATAAGTTCTCTGCACAAAACGACTCTCAAGTGTTTTATGCCAGAAAATTGGGAATCGCTTACATTGAA CTCTTCCTTATCCAACAATTCCAAGATAAAATCTCCACATGCCAAGACCACACGCTCTTGCCAGTACTCAATACCATGTTATCATTATATGGCCTATACAGTCTGGAGAAGTTCCTAAGTGTCCTCTATCAGGGCGGATATGCTTCTGGAGAACAACCAGCTGTTCTTATTCAAGACGGAATCATTGAATTATgtggaaaattgaaaaatgacgCTGTAGCTTTGGTTGATGTGATTTCACCGCCTGATTTTATATTAGATTCTATTCTTGGTGCTTCGGATGGAGAA gtGTATAAAAGGCTTGAAGAGTCTTTCTTGACGTCTCCTTATGGTGTGGAGAGACCCTCTTGGTGGAAGGATATAGCAAACTGGCAAAATATTGTACCAAAACCTGCATCAAAGTTGTAA
- the LOC126742573 gene encoding uncharacterized protein LOC126742573, with amino-acid sequence MQKAALKVNYPKKKPRLKQQDFGDVGEPERVSQYEILMENLKIANRVTFLHRIIYVGQHTFMNYQECRNIFSEIISKCNETYCMEKLTGFLLYYREYFVHMVEGDEDNVNKHLKYLLDKNANHYKNLKALKLLIHISNINQRFSDGWQPFTGIPSKLLEKLDVESLDVDFRQSSRYVYNCIKKLYSLIGSYCEDMANRNVENEKVKVSFSVNTEDYSGSGSENLSSSQILRNLSSSNQGDENVDVSLKEYKLFLPEYELLEFVINSKFTMSLHSYYGLYGVVPMREIYKDKVWPVPSSFIPYDVFEKPYECPIELPKESRYKKDTLVNLESLSDLSRISKSGSGASVVKTVMDILNESGSDARASRAPRSTVGSSVVTPSGEEAQQGSRTGHTE; translated from the exons ATGCAAAAAGCAGCCCTTAAAGTAAATTATCCCAAAAAGAAGCCGAGATTAAAGCAGCAAGACTTTGGGGATGTCGGTGAGCCAGAAAGGGTCTCACAGTACgaaattttaatggaaaatttgaaaattgccaATAGG GtgacttttttgcatagaatcATTTATGTTGGACAACACACTTTTATGAATTACCAAGAATGCAGAAACATATTTTCGGAGATAATCAGTAAATGCAATGAGACCTACTGCATGGAAAAACTGACAGGATTCCTGCTTTATTACAGAGAATACTTTGTGCATATGGTCGAG GGTGACGAAGATAACGTCAATAAACACTTAAAATACCTCCTGGATAAAAACGCTAATCATTACAAGAACCTAAAGGCGCTAAAGCTTCTGATTCATATTTCTAACATAAATCAG CGGTTTTCAGACGGTTGGCAACCCTTCACCGGAATACCATCCAAATTGCTTGAAAAACTGGATGTGGAGTCATTGGACGTCGATTTTCGCCAGTCAAGTCGATATGTCTACAATTGTATCAAGAAATTGTATTCTTTGATTGGATCTTATTGTGAAGATATGGCCAATAGGAACGTGGAAAATGAAAAAGTGAAAGTTAGTTTTAGCGTAAATACTGAG GACTATTCTGGATCAGGTTCTGAAAATCTTAGTTCCTCCCAAATATTGAGAAACCTCAGCAGCTCCAATCAAGGGGACGAAAATGTAGACGTGTCTTTAAAGGAATACAAGTTATTTCTGCCAGAGTACGAATTACTCGAATTCGTGATAAATTCCAAGTTCACCATGTCATTGCATAGTTATTATGGATTATATGGAGTAGTGCCTATGAGGGAGATTTACAAGG ataaaGTATGGCCCGTTCCCAGTAGTTTTATTCCCTACGACGTCTTTGAGAAACCATACGAGTGCCCTATTGAATTACCAAAAGAGTCTAGATATAAGAAAGACACTTTGGTGAATCTGGAATCTTTGAGTGATTTATCGAGGATCAGTAAATCAGGCAGTGGTGCTTCCGTGGTAAAAACGGTTATGGATATTTTGAATGAGAGCGGCAGTGATGCCAGAGCCTCGCGGGCACCCAGATCTACAGTTGGATCGAGTGTTGTGACGCCAAGCGGTGAAGAAGCACAGCAAGGATCTCGTACAGGACATACCGAATGA